A genomic window from Jiangella alba includes:
- a CDS encoding YceD family protein, which yields MTTLSTLDPRAPFVLATHELGRRPGSTQKVALTVPAPADLGLGAVVGVPEGADIELDLRLESVMEGVLVSGTVRAPFTGECVRCLEPVDGEVVAEVQELYVYPERADDPDTETDDEELRVEDDLLDLEQPVRDAVVLALPQSPVCRDDCPGLCPDCGARLADDPDHTHDTTDPRWAALAGLLTDDTNETGSNRAGPTEES from the coding sequence TTGACTACGCTGAGCACGCTCGATCCGCGCGCCCCGTTCGTACTCGCCACGCACGAGCTCGGACGACGGCCAGGGTCGACCCAGAAGGTCGCTCTCACGGTACCGGCACCCGCCGATCTCGGACTCGGTGCTGTGGTCGGGGTGCCCGAAGGGGCCGACATCGAGCTGGACCTGCGGCTCGAGTCGGTCATGGAGGGTGTGTTGGTGTCCGGCACCGTCCGGGCGCCGTTCACGGGCGAGTGCGTGCGCTGCCTGGAGCCCGTCGACGGCGAAGTCGTCGCCGAGGTCCAGGAACTGTACGTCTACCCGGAACGGGCCGACGACCCCGACACCGAGACCGACGACGAAGAACTACGGGTCGAGGACGACCTCCTCGACCTCGAACAACCGGTCCGGGACGCGGTGGTGCTCGCACTGCCGCAGTCGCCGGTCTGCCGAGACGACTGCCCGGGCCTGTGCCCGGACTGCGGCGCCCGGCTGGCCGACGACCCGGACCACACGCACGACACCACCGATCCACGGTGGGCGGCCCTGGCCGGGTTGCTCACCGACGACACGAACGAGACCGGCTCGAACAGGGCCGGCCCGACGGAAGAGAGCTAG
- the coaD gene encoding pantetheine-phosphate adenylyltransferase — protein sequence MRRCLCPGSFDPVTNGHIDVIERAASLFDEVVVAIGANESKKGLFTVDERIDLLEKVCAHLPAVRVESFEGLLVDFARQRDIPAVVKGLRAVTDFDYELQMAQMNHRLTGLETLFVATNPDYSFLSSSLVKEVASYGGDVAGLVPDVVLQRLNERLGRR from the coding sequence GTGCGCCGCTGTCTGTGCCCAGGCTCGTTCGACCCGGTCACGAACGGGCATATCGACGTCATCGAGCGGGCTGCGAGCCTGTTCGACGAGGTCGTCGTCGCCATCGGGGCCAACGAGTCGAAGAAGGGCCTGTTCACGGTCGACGAGCGCATCGACCTGCTCGAGAAGGTGTGCGCGCACCTGCCCGCCGTCCGGGTCGAGAGCTTCGAGGGGCTCTTGGTCGATTTCGCCCGTCAGCGCGATATCCCGGCTGTCGTGAAAGGGCTGCGCGCGGTCACCGATTTCGACTATGAACTACAGATGGCGCAGATGAACCACCGCCTGACGGGACTGGAGACGCTGTTCGTCGCCACCAATCCCGACTACTCGTTCCTTTCGTCCTCGTTGGTGAAAGAGGTAGCGTCCTACGGCGGTGACGTCGCTGGGCTGGTGCCCGACGTGGTACTCCAGCGGCTGAATGAGAGATTGGGACGCCGGTGA
- the rsmD gene encoding 16S rRNA (guanine(966)-N(2))-methyltransferase RsmD produces the protein MTRIVAGAAGGRRLSVPPGNRTRPTSDRVREALFSSLAAMFGGSLGGLRVLDLYAGSGALGLEALSRGADHCLLVESDARAAAVIRANVKAVGLPGAVVVAAAAERTLATPPDAPYDVVLADPPYAMVDAELSGVLVSLTAGWLAPDAVVVVERDRRSAPVTWPDDIEPGRERRYGETVLWYGRAR, from the coding sequence GTGACGCGCATCGTGGCCGGCGCCGCGGGCGGCCGGCGGCTGTCCGTCCCGCCCGGCAACCGCACCCGGCCGACGTCCGACCGCGTGCGCGAGGCGCTGTTCTCGTCGCTGGCGGCGATGTTCGGCGGAAGCCTCGGCGGGTTGCGCGTGCTCGACCTCTACGCGGGCAGCGGCGCGCTCGGCCTGGAGGCGCTGTCACGCGGCGCGGACCACTGCCTGCTGGTCGAGTCCGACGCCCGCGCCGCGGCCGTGATCAGGGCGAACGTCAAGGCGGTGGGCCTGCCCGGCGCGGTGGTCGTGGCGGCCGCGGCGGAACGCACCCTGGCCACGCCGCCGGACGCGCCGTACGACGTCGTGCTGGCCGATCCGCCGTACGCGATGGTTGACGCCGAGTTGAGCGGGGTACTCGTCTCCCTGACGGCGGGCTGGCTCGCTCCGGACGCGGTGGTCGTGGTCGAACGCGACCGCCGAAGCGCGCCGGTGACCTGGCCCGACGACATCGAGCCCGGTCGGGAACGGCGGTACGGCGAGACCGTGCTCTGGTACGGTCGCGCCCGGTGA
- a CDS encoding magnesium and cobalt transport protein CorA, producing MIVDKAVYRDGEREEIDGDISEPFERAKARGDCFLWIGLFEPAHEEFDLIVDELKLHPLAVDDAVNAHQRPKLELYGDTVFAVFKTLEHRSDAATLDVGEIMMFIGDDFVITVRHGAINPLDTVRHRVESEKWLLDAGPAGVLYAVSDLIADSYTRLARQVEADVIETERLVFQPGAADATEAIYSLKRQVLQFRIAVDPLVPVMEDLTRGRVALCAGLSEYFRDILDHLLRVDRMVEAQNELLTGVLAANLSLVTMQQNVDLRKISAWAAIVAVPTMIAGVYGMNFDHVPELHWTFGYPLAVGVMIGACLLLYRKLRRSGWL from the coding sequence GTGATCGTGGACAAGGCCGTCTATCGCGACGGCGAGCGCGAGGAGATCGACGGCGACATCAGCGAGCCGTTCGAGCGGGCGAAGGCGCGCGGCGACTGCTTCCTGTGGATCGGCCTGTTCGAGCCGGCGCACGAGGAGTTCGACCTCATCGTCGACGAGCTGAAGCTGCACCCGCTCGCCGTCGACGACGCCGTCAACGCGCACCAGCGGCCGAAGCTGGAGCTGTACGGCGACACCGTCTTCGCCGTGTTCAAGACGCTCGAGCACCGCTCCGACGCCGCCACGCTCGACGTCGGCGAGATCATGATGTTCATCGGCGACGACTTCGTGATCACCGTCAGGCACGGCGCCATCAACCCGCTCGACACCGTCCGCCACCGCGTCGAGTCGGAGAAGTGGCTGCTCGACGCGGGACCGGCCGGGGTGCTGTACGCCGTCAGCGACCTCATCGCCGACAGCTACACGCGGCTGGCCCGGCAGGTCGAGGCGGACGTCATCGAGACCGAGCGGCTGGTGTTCCAGCCCGGCGCCGCCGACGCCACCGAGGCGATCTACTCGCTGAAGCGGCAGGTCCTGCAGTTCCGCATCGCCGTGGACCCGCTGGTGCCGGTCATGGAGGACCTCACCCGGGGCCGCGTGGCGCTGTGCGCCGGCCTGAGCGAGTACTTCCGCGACATCCTCGACCACCTGCTGCGCGTCGACCGCATGGTGGAGGCGCAGAACGAACTGCTGACGGGCGTGCTGGCGGCCAACCTGTCGCTGGTGACCATGCAGCAGAACGTCGACCTGCGCAAGATCTCGGCGTGGGCCGCGATCGTGGCCGTCCCGACGATGATCGCCGGGGTGTACGGCATGAACTTCGACCACGTGCCCGAACTGCACTGGACCTTCGGCTATCCGCTGGCCGTGGGCGTCATGATAGGCGCGTGTCTGTTGCTCTATCGCAAGCTGCGCCGCAGCGGCTGGCTCTGA